ATAGCATCACAGCCCTTTTTTTCATTTGTATAAATAGAAGGTTTTTGACGCCTGCTTGAACGCATGCAAAGAAACCTGCCAGGCCTTTTCTAATTCAAAAGGGTCATTCATCTTTTCAAGATTTTTACGCAGATTCCGGCTTCCTAAAATCAGATCCATGGGCAGACGTTTAAATTCATATTCATAGGGCGGAGCCTTGAACGCAAAGTCGTTGGGATGAGCCCTCATTATTTCTTGTAATAAGATGAGAGAATATAAATAGGGTTTATAATCATCTTTGTTTGTAATGTGGATATGGACGCCTTTGCACGTTTGGTTCTGCCATTTTCCCGATGTGGGTTGGAAACACAGTGGGCGCAGCACAACACCTTCCAGTCGGTCCTGCACACATTGTTTTATTGTATGAATATCAATAAACGGCGCGCCGAACTGTTCAAAGGGCAGGGTGGTGCCCCGTCCTTCAGACAGATTGGTCCCTTCAAGGATCACCTGGCCGGGATATACCATAGCTGAAATCGGCGTGGGCAGGTTCGGGGATGGTGGGATCCAGACCAATCCGGTGTCCTGCCAGTACATATCCCTGTTCCATCCCTGCATGGGAATCACGGTAAGATCACAATCTATTTTTTGGGTTGTATTGATGTAAGCGGTCATTTCGCCCACGGTCATGCCGTGACGCATGGGAATAGGGTAACGCCCGACAAAAGATGCACAGTCCGTTTCAAGGATATTACCTTCAACCTGTATGCCGCCCACAGGGTTGGGGCGGTCTAAAATCACTACGGATTTACCTAATCCTGCCGCTGTTTCAAGGCAATACGAGATGGTATATATGAAGGTATACACACGAGTCCCTACATCCTGAATGTCGATAACAAGGGTATCTATAATATCAAACATATCGGCTGTGGGAATTCTTGTTTCACTGTACAAACTGAAAATCGGTATATTCAGATCTGGATCCCTGAAATGACCCGATTCGATCATATTGTCCTGTTTTTCCGCAAAAAAACCATGTTGGGGTGAGAAAATGGCACACAGCTGCCCTGGAAAAAGTCGCGCCATAACGTCTTTTGCGTGGACAAATTGACTGGTTATCGACGCTGGATTTGCCAAAAGGCCCAGTCGTCTGCCTTTTAAATATTCAGGCGGATTGTCGCAAAGGACGTCTAATCCGGTTTTGACCCGTGGTGTGTTTTTATTCAATGAGAATCTCCAATACGCTTTATTTTTGAATTTACCACGAAGATCACGAAGGACACGAAGGGTCGATATCTTCGTGTCCTTCGTGGTAGAAAAACAAGACAACGATATACCATTTTAGTCCGTACGATCAAATCAACTATCACAGGTGTTGACAAAAATTCAAATCCTAACTAATTAATACCTTTTTATCCAAACCCGCAAATCAATGGAGTACATCTTTCATGTCGTTTTCAGTCAGTGAGTCCGTAAAGGCCATAAAACCCTATGAGGCCGGCAAGCCATTAAGTGAGGTAGAGCGCGAGTATGGGATTACCAATGCGGTAAAACTTGCCTCCAATGAAAATCCTTTTGGATGTTCACCCAACGTGGCCGACGCTGTTTTGTCAAAATTGTCCGGAATGAATCGGTATCCCGAGCCGGTACCTTTTTCATTATGTCAAAAGCTTGCTGAAAAGTACCATGTCGGAATGGAAAATTTGGTCATTGGAAACGGTTCCGATGATATTATTGCTTTGCTTGCCCATGGATTTTTGGACCCTGGACAAGAAGCGGTGATGCCGCTGCCTTCTTTTCTCATGTATGAAATCAGTGTCAAGACCGCAAAGGGCGTTCCGGTTATGGTGCCCCTCAAAGATTTTTCAACCAACCTTGACGGGCTTGTCAAGGCCGTTACCCCAAAAACAAAACTGGTGTTTGTAACCAATCCTTTTAATCCCACCGGTGCCTGGGTTACTACAGATGAGTTTTTACGATTTGCTGATCAATTACCGGCCAACGTGTTGATTGTTGTGGATGAAGCGTATATCGAATTTGCACGCAACGATGCGGTTTATAATAGCTTGGCTGAACCGTTGACAGACCCCAGAATCGTAACCCTAAGAACTTTTTCCAAAGCTTACGGGCTTGCCGGCTTCCGCATTGGTTACGGGATTATGGATAAATCGGTTGCTGAGATTTTAAACCGGATACGGCAACCCTTTAATGTGAATACCCTTGCCCAGGCTGCTGCCCAGGCTGCCCTGGAAGATACGGATTTTTTGACCAAATCCATTTCCGGTACCCATCAAGGGATTGATTTTTTAACCCAGAAATTTACAGACGCCGGCTTTGAGGTGGTGCCCACCCAAGCCAATTTTCTTATGGTGGATGTAAAGACCGACTCCCGTGACATTTGTGAGAAAATGCTGTGCAAAGGCGTGGTGGTGCGATCGCTTGCGTCCTATGGATATGACACTTTTATTCGCATCAATGCCGGTACGGATCAGGAAAATCAAATGTGCGTGGATGCGCTCCTCAATGCTACAGGCAGATAAAATGACGGATCGACGTATTGTTACCATTGACGGGCCGGCCGGTGCAGGCAAGACAACTGTTTCAAAGGCACTTGCCCGGGAACTTGGGTGTGTATATGTGGACACCGGTGCGCTGTACCGAGCTGTTGCTTATGAAATCCAGTGCCGGGGAATCGATTGGCAAAACAGCGCCTTGCTTGAACCGTTTCTTGACGGTCTTGATCTTGATTTTGTCATGGAAGGCAAAGAACCCGTGCTGACATCATCGGGCCGGGATATCAGCGCATACATCCGCACCCATGAGATCAGTATGCTGGCTTCAGCCACATCGGCAGTCTCCCAGGTGCGAAAGGCATTGCTGGGTATCCAAAAATCTATTGCCAAAGACAGGGATGCCGTGTTCGAAGGCCGGGATATGGGCACGGCTGTTTTCCCCAACGCGCCATATAAATTTTTTTTAACTGCAGACGTTAACGTGCGTGCCCGAAGACGATTTGAGGAATCAAGCGCCCCCGGGATTTCATTTGAAAAAATTCTTGAAGATATGGTTAAGCGGGATGCGGACGATACACAACGTACGGTCTCTCCATTGAAACAGGCTCCGGATGCGATCCTTATAGATGCTACCAAACTGGATGTCTCCCAGGTGGTTGAAAAAATGAAACGCATCATCAAAGTTATTTAAAAAGTTATGGAATTTCTTGATTTTTCTTTTTTTCGTTGGTATAAGGTCCAATTGTACTCGTCTTCTGCCATCTTTTCCTTATGATTCAAAGGCGGGTAACATCATCGATTAGGGGGATTAATATTAATGAATAACATTGCTGAAGAAAACGAAAACCAAAACATGAATCAAGAATTAGAGACCCAAAACCAAGAATTAGAGACCCAAGACGAGGTAAAAGAGTCCGAAATCCAACTCACCGGAGAAGAGACCATGGAAGAACTGCTGGATATCTATGATTCCAGCCTTAGTAAATTTGAAGAGGGACAGGTTGTCACCGGAACAGTGATCTCCGTCGGCAGGGAAACGGTCCTTGTCGATGTGGGATACAAATCTGAGGGACAGATCTCAATTCATGAATTCATTGGTGAGGACGGCAATGTCAGCGTAAACGTCGGCGACGAGTTTGAGGTAATGATCGAAGTATGGGATGAAGAAGAAGAGACCGTTCTTCTCTCCCGTGACAAAGCCAAAAAGGTTAAAGTGTGGGATGCCATCAAAGACATCTACGACGATGACGGCACCATTGAGGGTGTTATCACCAGTCGGGTTAAAGGCGGTTTCTCCGTTGATATCGGACTGCAGGCCTTTTTGCCGGGCTCCCAGGCGGATCTGCGGCCCATCCGCAATATGGATGAAATGGTCGGCCAGACTTATACCTTTAAAATTCTCAAGTACAACAAGAAAAGAAACAACATTGTTCTGTCACGCCGTGTATTGCTTGAAACCGAAAGAGAGAAAATGCGCAGTGCCACACTGTCTGCCATTGAAAACGATAAAGTCATGGAAGGTATTGTTAAAAACATTACCGAATACGGTGTCTTTGTTGATCTCGGCGGTGTTGACGGACTTCTTCATATTACCGATATTTCCTGGGGACGGGTTAAACATCCCTCTGAATTGTTCTCTGTCGGCGATCAGATCAAGGTGAAGATTCTCTCCTTTGATTTTGAGAAGGAACGGGTTTCTCTGGGCATGAAACAGTTGACCCCCGATCCCTGGACAACAGCTGCTGAAAAATATCCCACCGGTTCGAAGATTGAAGGCCGGGTGGTCAGCCTGACCGATTATGGGGCGTTTATTGAGCTTGAAGAGGGTGTTGAAGGCCTTATCCATGTCTCTGAAATGTCCTGGACCCGTAAAATCCGTCACCCATCCCAGATGGTTGCCGTGGGCGAACAGGTTGAGGCCGTTGTTCTGGATCTCAAACCTGAAAACCGCAGAATTTCTCTGGGTATCAAACAGACCGTTGAAAATCCCTGGGAAGTCATTTCTCAGAAATACCCCGTGGGTACCATTATTGAAGGAAAAATCAAGAACATTACCGAATTTGGTCTGTTCATCGGCATTGATGATGACATTGACGGCTTAGTTCACATCTCTGATATTTCTTGGACCAAACGGATTAAGCATCCTTCTGAAATTTATAAGAAAAATGATACCATTCAGGCAGTCGTACTTGATATCGACAAGGCCAATGAAAGATTCTCTTTGGGTATCAAGCAAACCCAGGTTGATCCTTGGGAAACAGTTGCCGAACGTTATGATGTGGGCAAGGAAATTTCAGGCGTCATCACCAATCTTACCGATTTCGGCGTGTTTGTAGAGCTTGAAGAAGGTATTGAAGGGCTGGTTCATGTATCTGAAATCAGCAAGGAAAACATCAAGAGCCCCAAAGAACATTACCAGATCGGTGAAACCATTACGGCTAAGGTAATGAACATCAACTCTGATGAAAGACGGATCGGCCTGTCCATCAAACGTCTGGATGAAGATGATGATGATAGATATCTTGAAGAAATTGCAAAAAGCTCCAAACCTGCTGCCTCCGCATTTGGAGAAATGCTGAGAAATAATATCCAGGAAAAACTGGAAGCGGAGAAAAAAGAAAACGAATAATCTCTGCCAGTAGCAGAATTGCAGTTTTTTAAATTTTCAAGGCCGGACTGATCCTTCATACAGGACATCCGGCCTTTTTTCGTTCATTGCAAATGAATTGGTGCTTCAGTGTCCGCCTTCTCGTGATCTTTTCGCTTGCCTGTATGGATTTCGAGCAAGAAAAGAGTGCCAATTCATCAGGCCCCAATTATAAAAATTAAGGAAGAGTTATTTATGTTTGCAAGACGCCATCCTGTTTTATTTTTTCTTTGTGTTATCTGTGCCTGCTTCACTTTGGGGCTGGTTGCCGTGTCCGGTGTTGCTGTTCTGGGTGCCTTTGCTTTAAATAGCGGAATCAGTGGGGCCATGGCATCCGCCAGGGGTAATATCGGCGTGGTTGAAGTGACAGGGCCAATTATATCATCACAAAAAATCATTGAAGATATTCATTGGTTTATGGACGATGACGCTATTAAGGCGATTGTTTTAAGGGTCGACAGTCCCGGCGGCGGGATCGGGCCATCCCAGGAAATTTACCGGGAACTGATGAAGAACCGCGATGAAAAACCTGTGATCGCCTCCATGGGCTCTGTTGCCGCCTCCGGGGGATATTATATTGCATGTGCAGCCCAAGGTGTTGTTGCAAATTCCGGCACTATAACCGGTTCCATTGGCGTAATTATGGAATATGCCAATATTGAACAGATT
This window of the uncultured Desulfobacter sp. genome carries:
- a CDS encoding DUF1343 domain-containing protein, whose protein sequence is MNKNTPRVKTGLDVLCDNPPEYLKGRRLGLLANPASITSQFVHAKDVMARLFPGQLCAIFSPQHGFFAEKQDNMIESGHFRDPDLNIPIFSLYSETRIPTADMFDIIDTLVIDIQDVGTRVYTFIYTISYCLETAAGLGKSVVILDRPNPVGGIQVEGNILETDCASFVGRYPIPMRHGMTVGEMTAYINTTQKIDCDLTVIPMQGWNRDMYWQDTGLVWIPPSPNLPTPISAMVYPGQVILEGTNLSEGRGTTLPFEQFGAPFIDIHTIKQCVQDRLEGVVLRPLCFQPTSGKWQNQTCKGVHIHITNKDDYKPYLYSLILLQEIMRAHPNDFAFKAPPYEYEFKRLPMDLILGSRNLRKNLEKMNDPFELEKAWQVSLHAFKQASKTFYLYK
- the hisC gene encoding histidinol-phosphate transaminase; the encoded protein is MSFSVSESVKAIKPYEAGKPLSEVEREYGITNAVKLASNENPFGCSPNVADAVLSKLSGMNRYPEPVPFSLCQKLAEKYHVGMENLVIGNGSDDIIALLAHGFLDPGQEAVMPLPSFLMYEISVKTAKGVPVMVPLKDFSTNLDGLVKAVTPKTKLVFVTNPFNPTGAWVTTDEFLRFADQLPANVLIVVDEAYIEFARNDAVYNSLAEPLTDPRIVTLRTFSKAYGLAGFRIGYGIMDKSVAEILNRIRQPFNVNTLAQAAAQAALEDTDFLTKSISGTHQGIDFLTQKFTDAGFEVVPTQANFLMVDVKTDSRDICEKMLCKGVVVRSLASYGYDTFIRINAGTDQENQMCVDALLNATGR
- the cmk gene encoding (d)CMP kinase — translated: MTDRRIVTIDGPAGAGKTTVSKALARELGCVYVDTGALYRAVAYEIQCRGIDWQNSALLEPFLDGLDLDFVMEGKEPVLTSSGRDISAYIRTHEISMLASATSAVSQVRKALLGIQKSIAKDRDAVFEGRDMGTAVFPNAPYKFFLTADVNVRARRRFEESSAPGISFEKILEDMVKRDADDTQRTVSPLKQAPDAILIDATKLDVSQVVEKMKRIIKVI
- a CDS encoding 30S ribosomal protein S1 gives rise to the protein MNNIAEENENQNMNQELETQNQELETQDEVKESEIQLTGEETMEELLDIYDSSLSKFEEGQVVTGTVISVGRETVLVDVGYKSEGQISIHEFIGEDGNVSVNVGDEFEVMIEVWDEEEETVLLSRDKAKKVKVWDAIKDIYDDDGTIEGVITSRVKGGFSVDIGLQAFLPGSQADLRPIRNMDEMVGQTYTFKILKYNKKRNNIVLSRRVLLETEREKMRSATLSAIENDKVMEGIVKNITEYGVFVDLGGVDGLLHITDISWGRVKHPSELFSVGDQIKVKILSFDFEKERVSLGMKQLTPDPWTTAAEKYPTGSKIEGRVVSLTDYGAFIELEEGVEGLIHVSEMSWTRKIRHPSQMVAVGEQVEAVVLDLKPENRRISLGIKQTVENPWEVISQKYPVGTIIEGKIKNITEFGLFIGIDDDIDGLVHISDISWTKRIKHPSEIYKKNDTIQAVVLDIDKANERFSLGIKQTQVDPWETVAERYDVGKEISGVITNLTDFGVFVELEEGIEGLVHVSEISKENIKSPKEHYQIGETITAKVMNINSDERRIGLSIKRLDEDDDDRYLEEIAKSSKPAASAFGEMLRNNIQEKLEAEKKENE
- the sppA gene encoding signal peptide peptidase SppA, producing the protein MFARRHPVLFFLCVICACFTLGLVAVSGVAVLGAFALNSGISGAMASARGNIGVVEVTGPIISSQKIIEDIHWFMDDDAIKAIVLRVDSPGGGIGPSQEIYRELMKNRDEKPVIASMGSVAASGGYYIACAAQGVVANSGTITGSIGVIMEYANIEQIVQKIGISPVVIKSGEYKDMGSPMRALKESEKQLFQNLVDELHVQFVSDAAAARNMETDVMSKLADGRVYTGQTAMKLKLVDRIGNLDDAVEWAGQIAGIEGELIPVYPKADKMTLFKKLAETLFQDVNLGTRLSRQFRYVLN